In Eucalyptus grandis isolate ANBG69807.140 chromosome 4, ASM1654582v1, whole genome shotgun sequence, the following proteins share a genomic window:
- the LOC104441186 gene encoding putative F-box protein At3g16210 isoform X2, which translates to MSSSSGGGDGGGVGPKLPQDVAVEILKRLPVKSLLRFRCVSRSWRSAIDDPAFVALHARHSALYASNWYLVCLDYRGDLQDRCSLVPHDSLTLPSLLRVETPFVTPPPRGFYFVGSCNGLICLADRNGEGPYMYLWNLFTRKHKVIQVFPCPEEPQFRCKPADSGFLGFGFDAGSNDYKIVRILSFQGDDRRWFGRVGIYSLRTDSWRSLRCQVPAFHEDSQAVFLNGNLHWVAFKLDDMGCVSEDASLFLFNVASEVFDEMALPENTSASSLLSVAVLNDLLAVFFRADAFDDNDDYYSVCSVWVMRDYGVPQSWTNLCTFQVDEVVARFYGWMCNGLVYISRDIAS; encoded by the coding sequence ATGAGCTcctcctccggcggcggcgacggcggcggcgtcggcccGAAGCTCCCTCAGGACGTCGCGGTCGAGATCCTGAAGCGGCTGCCGGTGAAATCGCTCCTCCGATTCAGGTGCGTCTCCCGATCGTGGCGTTCCGCCATCGACGACCCTGCGTTCGTGGCCCTCCACGCTCGCCACTCTGCTCTCTATGCCTCCAACTGGTACCTCGTGTGTCTAGATTACCGCGGTGATCTTCAGGATAGGTGTTCTCTGGTTCCCCACGACTCTCTTACCCTGCCTTCTCTGTTGCGAGTCGAAACCCCTTTTGTTACTCCTCCTCCCCGCGGTTTCTATTTCGTCGGTTCGTGCAATGGTTTGATTTGCCTCGCCGACCGAAATGGCGAAGGGCCGTACATGTATCTGTGGAATTTGTTCACCAGAAAGCACAAGGTGATTCAAGTATTCCCCTGCCCGGAGGAGCCGCAATTTCGTTGCAAGCCGGCTGATAGTGGTTTTCTAGGGTTTGGCTTCGACGCTGGGTCGAATGACTATAAGATTGTGAGGATTCTCTCTTTTCAAGGTGATGATCGGCGTTGGTTTGGTCGAGTCGGGATTTATTCACTCCGTACAGATTCCTGGAGAAGTTTGAGGTGTCAGGTTCCTGCTTTTCACGAGGACAGCCAAGCGGTCTTCTTGAATGGGAATCTGCACTGGGTTGCTTTCAAGTTGGATGATATGGGTTGTGTGAGTGAAGATGCATCATTATTCCTGTTTAACGTCGCGAGTgaggtgtttgatgaaatggcTCTGCCGGAAAATACGAGTGCCTCTTCACTACTGTCTGTGGCAGTGTTAAATGACTTGCTGGCGGTGTTCTTTCGTGCAGACGCCtttgatgataatgatgactaTTATTCCGTTTGTTCTGTTTGGGTTATGAGAGACTACGGCGTGCCTCAATCTTGGACTAATCTGTGTACTTTTCAGGTTGATGAAGTGGTAGCAAGATTTTATGGCTGGATGTGCAATG
- the LOC104441186 gene encoding putative F-box protein At3g16210 isoform X1, which yields MSSSSGGGDGGGVGPKLPQDVAVEILKRLPVKSLLRFRCVSRSWRSAIDDPAFVALHARHSALYASNWYLVCLDYRGDLQDRCSLVPHDSLTLPSLLRVETPFVTPPPRGFYFVGSCNGLICLADRNGEGPYMYLWNLFTRKHKVIQVFPCPEEPQFRCKPADSGFLGFGFDAGSNDYKIVRILSFQGDDRRWFGRVGIYSLRTDSWRSLRCQVPAFHEDSQAVFLNGNLHWVAFKLDDMGCVSEDASLFLFNVASEVFDEMALPENTSASSLLSVAVLNDLLAVFFRADAFDDNDDYYSVCSVWVMRDYGVPQSWTNLCTFQVDEVVARFYGWMCNGELLMEIDSFDIENRISLNPITHEVTVLPLPRITDLIMVFENLVSLEI from the coding sequence ATGAGCTcctcctccggcggcggcgacggcggcggcgtcggcccGAAGCTCCCTCAGGACGTCGCGGTCGAGATCCTGAAGCGGCTGCCGGTGAAATCGCTCCTCCGATTCAGGTGCGTCTCCCGATCGTGGCGTTCCGCCATCGACGACCCTGCGTTCGTGGCCCTCCACGCTCGCCACTCTGCTCTCTATGCCTCCAACTGGTACCTCGTGTGTCTAGATTACCGCGGTGATCTTCAGGATAGGTGTTCTCTGGTTCCCCACGACTCTCTTACCCTGCCTTCTCTGTTGCGAGTCGAAACCCCTTTTGTTACTCCTCCTCCCCGCGGTTTCTATTTCGTCGGTTCGTGCAATGGTTTGATTTGCCTCGCCGACCGAAATGGCGAAGGGCCGTACATGTATCTGTGGAATTTGTTCACCAGAAAGCACAAGGTGATTCAAGTATTCCCCTGCCCGGAGGAGCCGCAATTTCGTTGCAAGCCGGCTGATAGTGGTTTTCTAGGGTTTGGCTTCGACGCTGGGTCGAATGACTATAAGATTGTGAGGATTCTCTCTTTTCAAGGTGATGATCGGCGTTGGTTTGGTCGAGTCGGGATTTATTCACTCCGTACAGATTCCTGGAGAAGTTTGAGGTGTCAGGTTCCTGCTTTTCACGAGGACAGCCAAGCGGTCTTCTTGAATGGGAATCTGCACTGGGTTGCTTTCAAGTTGGATGATATGGGTTGTGTGAGTGAAGATGCATCATTATTCCTGTTTAACGTCGCGAGTgaggtgtttgatgaaatggcTCTGCCGGAAAATACGAGTGCCTCTTCACTACTGTCTGTGGCAGTGTTAAATGACTTGCTGGCGGTGTTCTTTCGTGCAGACGCCtttgatgataatgatgactaTTATTCCGTTTGTTCTGTTTGGGTTATGAGAGACTACGGCGTGCCTCAATCTTGGACTAATCTGTGTACTTTTCAGGTTGATGAAGTGGTAGCAAGATTTTATGGCTGGATGTGCAATGGTGAGCTTCTTATGGAAATAGATAGCTTTGACATTGAAAATCGAATTTCTTTGAATCCGATCACACACGAAGTCACAGTGCTTCCATTACCGAGGATAACTGATTTGATCATGGTTTTTGAGAATCTCGTTTCACTGGAGATATGA